GTTTCTTCTCTTTTAAGTCGAACCACGAATGGTTCCACACTATAACTACGTCTGGCATTACATTTAACGTTCCGCGTGTATACGCCGTTTTAATGGCATATACACGCTGTTAGATGACGTAAGGTCGAGTTATCCTTCCATAATCTGATCATTTGTTTTTGAGATTTCTGGAAATGGAAGAACATCTAATGATTTTTGCTCTGATTTCCATAAATCAAGCTTAGACTGCATATTCAGCCAGCTTTCAGGAGAAGTATTTGTAGCTTTACCAATTCTGATGGCCATATCCGGACTCAGCGAGGCTTTTTCATTAATTAATTCAGATAATGTCTTTCTGGATACTCCAAGGTCGACGGCAGCTTTTGTCACAGATAAGCCTAGAGGAATTAACACATCTTCCTTCAAAAGCAATCCAGGATGTATTGGTTTTCTTTTGGTCATCATAATCAACTCCTAATGATAATCCCTATAATCCACGATGAATGCATCACCTTCTTCAAAATAAAAGGTGACTCGCCAATTGCCATTAACCCAAACAGACCAGATATTTTTCTCTTTTCCCGAAAGCTTATGCAGTTTAAATCCTGGCAAAGCCATATCCTTCACCGTCAGCGAAGCATCAAGACGATCCAGTAGACGAGAGAGTTTGCTGGAGTGGTCAGGAATTATTCCTTTTTTGTTTCCATTCCTGAAGAACTCCTCAAGACCCTTATGTCTAAAAGATTTTATCATATCAATAAATGTAACTCGCAACGTTACAGGTGTCAATATATGATTTGAATGTCATCTAACGTTTCGCGAGTACCCGAAGTTGGCGACCAACGGGAACCAATTTGGGCGGAGCGAAGCGTAGCCGGGTACTCGCTGTTATAGGAAGTGTTTGGCTCCGGCTCGGTTTGTAATCAATCAAAACCGACAAGAACGTGCTTTTTGATTTATGTTGTTTTTTTCTTCACCATCTTTATAAAGTCCTCTTCTTTTTCTTCATCTACTAATGCTTCAAGTATTTTCTTATCGTGGTAATTTTGTGATACCCGGTCTATCAATACATTTCCTAAAGACCTCAGCCTTCTCATTTTACGGGGATGCTCAATTCTGGATCTTAATGTTCTATTGTTTCGTATGGATTCTAAAAAAGAATCGCAAGCACTATCATCAAAATATTGGAACATATCTGGTATGTATAATGCCGCACCATCAGCATAAAAGTCCGTTCTAGAAAATTGTAAAGAATGCCCTATAGTACCAACATATGTTTGAGTTAATGCATTTACATATCTATTCAACAATTCAGACGGGATTATTGAT
The Alkalispirochaeta americana DNA segment above includes these coding regions:
- a CDS encoding type II toxin-antitoxin system RelE/ParE family toxin, translated to MIKSFRHKGLEEFFRNGNKKGIIPDHSSKLSRLLDRLDASLTVKDMALPGFKLHKLSGKEKNIWSVWVNGNWRVTFYFEEGDAFIVDYRDYH
- a CDS encoding HigA family addiction module antitoxin; its protein translation is MMTKRKPIHPGLLLKEDVLIPLGLSVTKAAVDLGVSRKTLSELINEKASLSPDMAIRIGKATNTSPESWLNMQSKLDLWKSEQKSLDVLPFPEISKTNDQIMEG